A genomic stretch from Thermoplasma sp. Kam2015 includes:
- a CDS encoding archaeosine biosynthesis radical SAM protein RaSEA, whose translation MVNKELALFIRSLMPDGRAGGDPDRPVSMWNELDRLRGYPEKTTVVIFRTRGCSWYRFSSCSMCGYFNDTQNVTEENLYHQIDHVASTLNSEVLKVFTSGSFLDPVEIPDQVRSYFYEKVGSRVSKLLVESRTEYIRPERMEELKKIGIPVRIAIGLESANDYLIENSINKGSSFRKYLDAALTAKKYGMEIRTYLLFKPPFISEKAAIADVLESIRKVRDITTDVSINPTNIQKNTLVEYLWKNGLYRPPRLYSLARVLIDGMKIGPEVISYPTGGNKERGVHNDTFDDKLLDLIVESSLNQDFTDLERYMESLDLSNFWDMIEAEDRAMVQVDFERVIRQALSAVPEI comes from the coding sequence ATGGTCAATAAAGAACTTGCCCTTTTCATCAGATCGCTCATGCCTGACGGGAGGGCAGGTGGAGATCCTGATCGTCCGGTTTCTATGTGGAACGAACTGGACAGATTACGCGGATATCCTGAAAAGACAACGGTCGTTATCTTCAGAACGAGAGGGTGTTCCTGGTACCGGTTCTCATCTTGCAGCATGTGCGGTTATTTCAACGATACGCAGAATGTGACGGAGGAGAACCTATATCACCAGATAGATCATGTTGCATCCACACTGAATTCAGAGGTATTGAAGGTGTTCACCTCTGGCAGTTTCCTTGATCCTGTTGAGATACCCGATCAGGTTCGGTCTTATTTCTATGAAAAGGTTGGTTCCAGGGTCTCGAAGCTGCTTGTTGAATCCAGGACTGAATACATAAGGCCAGAACGGATGGAGGAATTGAAGAAGATAGGCATACCTGTGAGAATTGCCATAGGCTTGGAATCGGCTAACGACTATCTAATTGAAAATTCGATAAACAAAGGATCCAGCTTCAGGAAATATCTAGATGCAGCCCTGACCGCGAAGAAGTACGGCATGGAGATAAGGACGTACTTGCTATTCAAACCGCCGTTCATCTCGGAAAAAGCCGCAATTGCTGATGTGCTTGAGTCCATAAGAAAGGTCAGGGATATAACCACGGACGTTTCCATAAACCCGACCAACATACAAAAAAATACGCTTGTAGAATATCTTTGGAAGAATGGACTGTACAGACCGCCCAGGCTCTATTCCCTAGCCAGAGTTCTGATAGATGGCATGAAGATAGGACCTGAAGTGATATCGTATCCAACTGGAGGAAACAAGGAAAGGGGCGTTCACAACGATACATTCGATGATAAGCTTCTTGATCTGATCGTGGAGAGTTCTCTGAACCAGGATTTTACGGATCTTGAACGTTATATGGAATCGCTTGATCTTTCCAATTTCTGGGATATGATAGAGGCCGAGGACAGGGCGATGGTGCAGGTTGATTTTGAGAGGGTCATCCGGCAGGCTCTTTCAGCTGTTCCAGAGATATGA
- a CDS encoding DHH family phosphoesterase: MLIEKYLHDEKYRRLFGIARDVASIISEQKRVVIVSHIDADGLSSSAIAKRTLERSGIDTEVVFIKNVDPEILKDLPPGFKWFVDLGSGSMKMIRDAQIECAITDHHLPDQFDIDPEFRRDLLEFLEHSDFGSIYQVNPHMVGLNGSYEVSGSGVTFLVSMAMSDENADLVVPAIVGAVGDVQDANSGILEGLNRIFINLGGDLGLVRIDQDLRFFGRATRPLSKFLELGYDRLPGISNLRGSGSRLLKYLNIPIKDGERFRVYNDLSEDEKRMIRTEIFKRLIIGDIDAFDEVFGETYVFPREDPRSPTYDAKEFATLLNSCGRYGEGMIGLNVAAGDRGEDYMRSISLMSSHRRNLVNGYNHIMAEGLRSLKNIDYFYAGKDINENIVGIIANMIIARNPETRRPLITMADSDPGTVKASVRANKVFLKTGVDLAELFRRAAMGVGGVGGGHDLAAGANIPADRIDDFLRFVDAEIGRAVSSIVESGR, encoded by the coding sequence ATGCTTATTGAGAAGTATCTTCACGATGAGAAGTATCGGCGGCTGTTTGGAATAGCTCGAGACGTCGCTAGCATAATAAGCGAGCAGAAGAGGGTTGTAATAGTATCGCATATCGATGCCGACGGATTATCATCCTCAGCTATTGCGAAGAGGACGCTTGAAAGATCTGGGATAGACACTGAAGTGGTATTTATAAAAAATGTGGATCCTGAAATTCTCAAGGATCTACCACCTGGTTTCAAATGGTTCGTTGATCTGGGTTCAGGATCAATGAAGATGATAAGGGATGCACAGATAGAATGCGCAATAACAGATCATCATCTACCAGATCAGTTTGACATAGATCCGGAGTTCAGGAGAGACCTCCTTGAATTTCTGGAACATTCAGACTTCGGATCTATATATCAGGTCAACCCGCATATGGTAGGGCTGAATGGTTCCTACGAGGTGAGTGGTTCTGGCGTGACCTTTCTCGTCTCCATGGCAATGTCCGATGAAAATGCGGATCTTGTTGTGCCCGCCATAGTGGGAGCTGTCGGAGACGTACAGGATGCCAACAGCGGAATTCTCGAGGGTTTGAACAGGATATTCATCAACCTTGGGGGCGATCTTGGCCTTGTGAGAATAGATCAGGATCTGAGATTTTTCGGTCGTGCGACAAGGCCTCTGTCCAAGTTTCTGGAACTGGGTTATGACAGGCTGCCTGGGATATCAAACCTCAGGGGTTCAGGATCCAGACTTCTAAAATATTTGAACATACCGATCAAGGATGGAGAAAGGTTCAGGGTCTACAACGATCTGAGCGAGGATGAAAAGAGGATGATCAGGACTGAGATATTCAAACGGCTGATCATCGGAGATATTGACGCATTCGATGAGGTCTTCGGAGAAACCTACGTCTTTCCGAGGGAAGATCCAAGGTCTCCAACCTACGATGCAAAGGAATTTGCTACTCTTTTGAACTCATGCGGAAGATATGGGGAGGGGATGATAGGTCTCAATGTTGCGGCAGGCGATCGTGGAGAGGATTACATGAGATCGATATCTCTGATGTCTTCTCACAGGCGAAATCTGGTCAATGGGTACAACCATATAATGGCAGAGGGCCTTAGATCACTCAAAAATATAGATTATTTCTATGCTGGAAAGGACATAAATGAGAACATCGTTGGAATAATAGCGAATATGATAATAGCGAGGAACCCTGAGACGAGGAGGCCGCTGATCACCATGGCGGATTCAGATCCTGGTACGGTCAAGGCAAGCGTCAGAGCAAACAAGGTATTCTTGAAGACTGGCGTGGATCTAGCCGAGCTTTTCAGGAGGGCTGCGATGGGGGTCGGCGGTGTCGGAGGAGGCCACGATCTGGCTGCAGGGGCAAATATACCTGCAGACAGGATAGATGATTTCCTAAGATTTGTGGATGCTGAGATCGGCAGAGCGGTATCTTCGATCGTTGAAAGTGGTCGCTGA
- a CDS encoding thiamine-phosphate kinase, whose translation MKLRDLGERSIISRLASITGLPYKDDCSYIDEGDHYILITTDVIRKDTHIPDGTDPELAGRFMASINLSDIAAMAGVPQYFMTAYSLNPDLDMDYVESIERGMMSVLRKYSVDFIGGDMKEGDDLTLTGIAIGRQTKKLTRKRSDIAKGQMVGYTNRIGRAASGYIFYRSGYDRKRGIFMLLGVEPRITEAIKMSEYGAKFMMDLSDGLYSSLDQMKQDYGVGFRIVRDEIVFDESVSKASEISGSDVYDISANYGGDYEILFTVDESDYKDFQAAMDSEHIEVHFIGETWEGDNIIFDGRSWQRIVGRGYEHFSEKPKLGRIE comes from the coding sequence ATGAAGCTGAGGGATCTTGGCGAAAGATCGATCATATCAAGGCTGGCTTCAATCACGGGCCTCCCATATAAGGATGATTGTTCCTACATAGATGAGGGAGATCACTATATTCTCATCACAACCGACGTGATAAGAAAGGATACACATATACCAGACGGAACCGATCCGGAACTTGCAGGCCGTTTCATGGCGTCTATAAACCTCAGCGACATTGCGGCAATGGCCGGAGTCCCACAGTACTTCATGACGGCCTATTCTCTGAATCCTGACCTGGATATGGACTATGTTGAATCCATAGAGAGAGGCATGATGTCTGTTCTAAGAAAGTATTCAGTTGATTTCATCGGCGGAGATATGAAGGAGGGTGATGATCTGACGCTTACGGGGATAGCCATTGGAAGACAGACAAAGAAGCTCACGAGAAAGCGTTCGGATATAGCGAAGGGACAGATGGTAGGATACACAAACAGGATAGGCAGGGCGGCAAGCGGTTACATATTCTATAGGAGCGGTTATGACAGAAAGAGGGGTATATTCATGCTCCTTGGAGTTGAACCCAGGATAACCGAAGCCATCAAAATGAGTGAATATGGTGCAAAATTCATGATGGATCTCTCTGACGGCCTGTATTCATCTCTTGATCAGATGAAACAGGATTATGGTGTTGGATTTCGCATAGTCAGGGATGAGATCGTGTTTGATGAATCCGTAAGCAAGGCGTCGGAGATATCAGGTTCTGATGTCTATGATATATCTGCAAATTACGGTGGGGACTACGAGATACTGTTCACTGTGGATGAATCAGATTACAAGGATTTTCAGGCTGCAATGGATTCTGAGCATATAGAGGTCCACTTTATCGGAGAAACATGGGAGGGTGATAATATAATATTTGACGGAAGATCATGGCAGCGCATAGTGGGTAGAGGTTATGAGCATTTTTCTGAAAAACCGAAGCTAGGGAGGATAGAGTGA
- a CDS encoding diphthine--ammonia ligase produces MKVIALLSGGKDSFLSAYIAMQQGLDIIKAVIVRPKEYSYMFHFPNVDMAGSVADLLGLDYVYVLEDEFRDRIFQFVREGARAIISGAIASEFQKTRLERIATEASIISYSPLWRIDQHRVIREILDAGIRAMIVSVSADGFTDRDLGMEIDESYAEHLVSLERRYGINITGEGGEYETFVFGFGKRQLRVNGHKVWKGSGGYFIIDSIY; encoded by the coding sequence ATGAAGGTCATCGCGCTGCTATCAGGCGGCAAGGACTCGTTCTTGTCAGCATACATAGCGATGCAGCAGGGCCTGGATATAATAAAGGCCGTCATAGTGAGGCCGAAGGAATATTCATACATGTTCCATTTCCCAAATGTTGACATGGCTGGATCAGTCGCCGATCTGCTCGGTCTGGATTATGTCTATGTACTGGAAGATGAATTCAGGGATCGCATATTCCAGTTCGTCCGTGAAGGCGCAAGAGCGATAATTTCAGGAGCCATTGCCTCTGAATTCCAGAAGACAAGGCTTGAGAGAATTGCAACCGAAGCGTCCATAATCTCGTATTCACCGCTGTGGAGGATAGATCAGCACAGGGTGATAAGGGAAATTCTGGACGCAGGCATAAGGGCAATGATAGTGTCGGTGTCTGCAGATGGCTTCACGGATAGGGATCTTGGGATGGAGATTGATGAGTCATATGCAGAACACCTTGTATCTCTTGAAAGGAGATATGGTATAAATATAACGGGCGAAGGGGGAGAATATGAGACATTCGTATTCGGATTTGGTAAAAGGCAGCTCAGAGTGAATGGGCATAAGGTCTGGAAAGGATCTGGCGGTTACTTTATAATAGATAGTATATATTGA
- the purB gene encoding adenylosuccinate lyase: MVVSPIEYRYGRKQIKDIFDEETRLRYMLSVEAAIARAESELGIIPAEAYENIQKAVDSGSVRIEEVRQVENEIKHDVMAMVKVLSKYSGDGSRYVHLGVTSNDINDTATALQMRDFSSLYRSNIVSFIKTLIGLAERYRDLPMMGRTHGQHASPITLGLKFAVYLAEMIRHLDRWDQMSTRAFAGKILGPVGTGAALGEKALDVQNRVMEILGIYAEDGATQIVNRDRYIEYLSVINGIAVTLEKIATEIRNLQRPEIDEISEYFDFDKQVGSSSMPSKVNPINSENVASLSRLIRSMIIPEYEAGVTWHERDLTNSASERFVIPYASILIDYATDRLNGVLRTLVVKEDNIRRNLESDDSIYSEGVVTLLTRNGMGRQDAHEFVRKAAMYARSRGISFRQSLIENGIDKYVSRSDLDKNMDPANFIGSAPIICDMILKKARKRIGMVDGEQAS; the protein is encoded by the coding sequence ATGGTAGTTTCGCCCATTGAATACAGATATGGCAGAAAACAGATCAAGGATATATTCGATGAGGAGACCAGGCTCCGTTATATGCTTAGCGTTGAAGCTGCAATTGCAAGAGCCGAATCGGAGCTTGGCATCATACCAGCTGAAGCCTATGAGAATATACAGAAAGCTGTGGATTCTGGATCTGTGAGGATCGAAGAGGTCAGGCAGGTGGAGAACGAGATTAAGCACGACGTCATGGCCATGGTGAAGGTTCTATCAAAATATTCAGGCGACGGATCGAGGTATGTGCATCTGGGCGTGACATCAAACGATATCAACGACACGGCCACTGCACTCCAGATGCGAGATTTTTCTTCACTCTACCGTTCGAACATTGTATCGTTCATCAAGACGCTCATCGGACTTGCGGAGAGATACAGAGATCTGCCGATGATGGGAAGAACCCATGGGCAGCACGCATCACCCATTACTCTGGGACTCAAGTTCGCCGTCTATCTGGCCGAGATGATCCGGCATCTGGATCGCTGGGATCAGATGTCCACAAGGGCATTTGCTGGAAAGATACTCGGACCGGTAGGGACTGGCGCGGCTCTTGGCGAAAAGGCGCTTGACGTCCAGAATAGGGTCATGGAGATACTTGGCATCTATGCTGAGGATGGCGCCACACAGATAGTGAACAGAGATCGATATATAGAATACCTATCCGTTATAAACGGTATAGCAGTAACGCTAGAAAAGATAGCGACAGAGATAAGAAATCTACAGAGACCGGAGATAGACGAGATATCGGAGTATTTTGATTTCGACAAGCAGGTTGGTTCCAGTTCAATGCCCAGTAAGGTGAATCCCATAAATTCTGAAAATGTAGCAAGCCTATCCCGCCTGATAAGATCCATGATAATACCAGAGTATGAGGCCGGTGTAACATGGCATGAAAGGGATCTTACGAACAGCGCATCAGAACGTTTTGTGATACCCTATGCAAGCATACTGATTGATTACGCCACAGATAGGCTGAACGGCGTGCTCAGAACACTTGTGGTGAAGGAGGATAACATAAGGAGGAATCTTGAAAGCGATGATAGCATATATTCCGAAGGCGTAGTGACCCTGCTCACAAGAAATGGAATGGGCAGGCAGGACGCTCATGAATTTGTACGTAAAGCCGCCATGTACGCAAGAAGCAGAGGGATAAGCTTCAGGCAAAGTCTCATAGAAAATGGTATAGATAAATATGTCAGCCGATCCGATCTGGATAAAAATATGGATCCTGCAAACTTCATCGGATCGGCGCCCATCATATGCGATATGATATTGAAGAAAGCGAGAAAAAGGATCGGGATGGTGGATGGAGAGCAAGCTTCCTGA
- the pdxS gene encoding pyridoxal 5'-phosphate synthase lyase subunit PdxS, with amino-acid sequence MTLDLTKLRFGSELIKRGFSAMTKGGVIMDVTTAEQAKIAEAAGAVAVMALERVPADIRAAGGVARMADPLKIKEIMDAVSIPVMAKVRIGHISEAYVLEKIGVDMLDESEVLTPADPFFHLYKKSLTVPVVAGARNLPEAVRRIFEGAAMIRTKGEAGTGNIIEAVRHIRKVNEEISILKKMTDEDLRSVASNISSSYFTLRDEASKDLMGSEGKLPYDSVYAGLSRSRIEREILGILRQIRRLGRLPVVNFAAGGVATPADGALMMELGADGVFVGSGIFKSPNPEKMARSIVEAVENYRDYEAVEKASEGLQGMPGVDIESIPKDMRLQERGW; translated from the coding sequence ATGACACTTGATCTAACCAAGCTCCGTTTCGGCAGCGAACTGATCAAGAGAGGGTTCTCTGCCATGACGAAGGGTGGTGTAATAATGGATGTTACCACTGCCGAACAGGCAAAGATTGCAGAGGCTGCCGGTGCAGTGGCGGTTATGGCCCTGGAGCGCGTGCCTGCTGATATAAGGGCGGCGGGTGGAGTGGCCAGGATGGCTGACCCGCTGAAGATAAAGGAGATCATGGATGCGGTTTCAATTCCGGTGATGGCTAAGGTAAGGATCGGGCATATATCTGAGGCGTATGTGCTGGAGAAGATAGGCGTTGATATGCTTGATGAGAGTGAAGTCCTCACACCTGCCGATCCATTCTTTCATCTCTATAAGAAAAGCCTGACCGTCCCGGTTGTAGCTGGAGCTAGGAACCTTCCAGAAGCGGTTAGGAGGATATTTGAGGGTGCAGCAATGATAAGGACCAAGGGTGAGGCCGGGACGGGTAATATAATAGAGGCCGTGAGGCACATAAGGAAGGTAAACGAGGAGATAAGCATCCTCAAGAAGATGACCGATGAGGATCTGCGTTCTGTTGCTTCCAATATTTCGTCATCTTACTTCACGCTCAGAGACGAAGCCTCGAAGGATCTTATGGGATCAGAAGGGAAGCTGCCCTACGATTCGGTGTATGCAGGTCTGAGCAGGAGCAGGATTGAACGCGAAATTCTTGGAATCTTAAGGCAGATACGCAGACTTGGCAGACTGCCGGTTGTGAATTTTGCGGCAGGAGGAGTTGCGACACCAGCAGACGGCGCCCTGATGATGGAACTTGGAGCGGACGGCGTTTTCGTGGGCAGCGGCATATTCAAATCACCGAACCCAGAAAAGATGGCCAGGAGCATAGTAGAGGCCGTGGAAAACTATAGAGACTACGAAGCTGTGGAGAAGGCAAGCGAAGGGCTTCAGGGTATGCCGGGCGTGGACATAGAGTCCATACCCAAGGATATGAGGCTTCAGGAAAGGGGCTGGTAA
- a CDS encoding TIGR00297 family protein — translation MLFVISLKLNVLDLKGSLAALFIGAIVSFLGSIYWLILMLIFVASSFLATKAFFRRKVKMKVQEGQHGERRISNVAYAALVGILITLIYGIYPHMQNYFFELFAISFAVINSDTFASEIGVIDQKVYMITNFRRVKPGVNGGISLTGEMAAILGGLIIAISYSIFAYHGINMAKVVEVTGAGFVGCQIDSLLGAVFENRGKLNKGQVNFLSSFLTVVASAAMFV, via the coding sequence GTGCTCTTCGTGATCTCTTTGAAACTGAACGTTCTGGATCTCAAGGGTAGCTTGGCTGCTTTATTTATAGGAGCGATCGTTTCTTTCCTTGGTTCTATTTACTGGCTTATACTCATGCTGATATTCGTTGCCTCATCATTTCTGGCCACTAAGGCCTTCTTCAGAAGGAAGGTGAAGATGAAGGTTCAGGAGGGTCAGCATGGAGAGCGACGCATATCCAACGTCGCATACGCTGCCCTTGTAGGCATACTGATAACGCTGATATACGGTATCTATCCACATATGCAGAACTATTTCTTCGAATTATTCGCAATATCGTTCGCAGTCATAAATTCCGATACATTCGCGTCTGAGATAGGTGTGATAGATCAGAAGGTGTATATGATAACAAATTTCAGGAGGGTCAAACCCGGCGTCAATGGTGGCATATCGCTCACGGGCGAGATGGCCGCGATATTAGGGGGCTTGATCATAGCCATATCTTACTCCATCTTCGCATACCATGGAATAAATATGGCGAAGGTGGTGGAGGTGACCGGAGCGGGTTTTGTTGGCTGCCAGATAGACAGCCTACTTGGCGCTGTATTCGAAAATCGTGGAAAGCTGAACAAGGGGCAGGTCAACTTTCTGTCGTCCTTTTTAACCGTGGTGGCGAGCGCTGCCATGTTCGTCTGA
- the asnS gene encoding asparagine--tRNA ligase: protein MLSIAEVSTKAYVGSKVAIRGWVYRIRSSGGVTFVVVRDSSGIIQCTARKNELQPDVYDSIASLGIESSVEFHGTLKEDRRSPSGYELAVDSCRIYQKNDVFPITKDQGEEFLLDNRHLWLRSREFTSILKVRSTIFRSFADFFYENGYYQVQTPFMVSTAVEGGSTLFKVDFFGEPIFLNQSAQFYLETMIYSLEKVFTIAPSFRAEKSRTRRHLTEYWHAEAEVAWIDNNEMMDIEERMIYYIISRVIEDNEDDLRMLGRDPDLLKGMKPPYPRIRYSEIIKTANSIGLALKYGDDLGADEERQITMKYDRPIFVTNYPKELKPFYMPVDPENPGEVLNHDMLAPEGYGEIIGGSQRIWNYDEMMQRIREANLDEKAYYWYIDLRKYGSVPHSGFGLGLDRLAMWIMHLDNIREAIPYPRTIRRTRP from the coding sequence ATGTTATCTATTGCTGAGGTTTCCACTAAAGCTTACGTTGGATCAAAGGTTGCCATAAGAGGTTGGGTGTACAGAATCAGGAGCAGCGGGGGAGTCACCTTTGTGGTCGTGAGGGATTCCAGCGGCATAATACAGTGCACCGCTAGAAAGAATGAACTCCAACCAGATGTCTATGATTCAATAGCATCTCTGGGTATAGAGAGCAGCGTTGAATTTCATGGAACGCTCAAGGAGGATAGAAGATCACCATCCGGATATGAGCTTGCGGTGGATTCCTGCAGGATCTATCAGAAGAACGATGTTTTCCCGATAACCAAGGATCAGGGCGAGGAATTTCTGCTTGATAACAGACACCTATGGCTCAGGAGCAGGGAGTTCACATCCATCCTGAAGGTAAGGTCTACCATATTCAGATCATTTGCTGATTTTTTCTATGAGAATGGTTATTACCAGGTGCAGACGCCGTTTATGGTATCGACCGCCGTGGAGGGCGGATCCACCCTTTTCAAGGTGGACTTCTTCGGCGAACCCATATTTCTGAACCAGAGTGCACAGTTCTATCTGGAGACCATGATATACAGCCTGGAGAAGGTTTTCACCATCGCACCGAGTTTCAGAGCTGAAAAATCCAGAACAAGGAGGCATCTTACGGAATACTGGCATGCAGAGGCTGAGGTCGCCTGGATCGATAACAATGAGATGATGGATATCGAGGAACGCATGATATACTACATAATAAGCAGGGTAATTGAGGATAATGAGGACGATCTTAGGATGCTTGGAAGAGATCCGGATCTGCTCAAAGGAATGAAACCTCCATATCCCAGAATAAGGTATTCCGAGATAATAAAGACAGCAAATTCCATAGGCCTAGCACTGAAATACGGCGATGATCTTGGTGCAGACGAGGAGAGACAGATAACCATGAAATATGACAGACCAATATTTGTGACAAACTACCCCAAGGAACTGAAACCCTTCTACATGCCCGTGGATCCAGAGAATCCGGGCGAAGTCCTGAACCATGATATGCTTGCGCCAGAAGGCTACGGAGAGATAATCGGTGGGAGCCAGAGGATTTGGAACTATGACGAGATGATGCAGAGGATCAGGGAAGCAAATCTGGACGAAAAGGCCTATTACTGGTACATAGATCTGAGAAAGTACGGCAGCGTTCCACATTCAGGGTTTGGCCTTGGCCTCGATAGACTGGCCATGTGGATAATGCACCTTGACAACATAAGGGAAGCGATACCCTACCCGAGAACGATAAGGAGGACAAGACCCTGA
- a CDS encoding 4Fe-4S binding protein, whose product MVELKVKTEMDVDRNLCNYCGACVGMCPTDAIWLDETVIKIHEEKCIECGFCIVGCPTGAITAEWFNGNL is encoded by the coding sequence ATGGTGGAGCTGAAAGTTAAGACGGAGATGGATGTTGACAGAAACCTCTGCAACTATTGCGGAGCTTGCGTAGGAATGTGTCCTACTGATGCCATTTGGCTCGATGAAACGGTGATAAAGATTCACGAGGAGAAATGCATTGAATGTGGCTTCTGCATAGTTGGATGCCCGACTGGTGCGATTACCGCGGAGTGGTTCAATGGAAACCTATGA
- a CDS encoding digeranylgeranylglycerophospholipid reductase produces the protein METYDVLVVGGGPGGSTAARYAAKYGLRTLMIEKRPEIGSPVRCGEGLSKGILNEADIKADRSFIANEVKGARIYGPSEKRPIVLQSEKAGNEVGYVLERDKFDKHLAALAAKAGADVWVKSPALGVIKENGKVAGAKIRHNNEIVEVRAKMVIAADGFESEFGRWAGLKSVILARNDIISALQYRMINVDVDPDYTDFYLGSIAPAGYIWVFPKGEGMANVGIGSSINMIHNRFELKNYLDRFIENHPGLKKGQDIQLVTGGVSVSKVKMPITMPGLMLVGDAARLIDPITGGGIANAIVSGMYAAQITKEAIESNDYSPQMMQKYEKLVKERFERKHLRNWVAKEKLAMLSDDTLDKLVDIVSEQVLTTISVEAILKAIAEKYPEVVKELEDLI, from the coding sequence ATGGAAACCTATGATGTTCTTGTGGTCGGTGGTGGCCCAGGAGGAAGCACAGCCGCCAGATATGCCGCAAAGTACGGTCTCAGGACGCTGATGATAGAGAAGAGGCCAGAGATCGGATCGCCCGTTAGGTGCGGTGAGGGACTTTCCAAGGGTATACTGAATGAAGCGGATATCAAAGCTGATAGATCATTCATAGCGAATGAGGTTAAGGGTGCCAGAATATACGGTCCATCGGAGAAGAGGCCGATAGTGCTTCAGAGCGAGAAGGCAGGGAATGAAGTTGGATACGTTCTCGAGAGAGACAAGTTCGACAAGCATCTTGCAGCACTGGCAGCCAAAGCAGGTGCGGACGTATGGGTGAAGTCCCCAGCTCTTGGCGTTATCAAGGAGAACGGAAAGGTTGCAGGAGCAAAGATACGCCACAACAACGAGATCGTTGAAGTCAGGGCCAAGATGGTGATAGCTGCAGATGGCTTCGAAAGCGAGTTCGGAAGATGGGCCGGTCTTAAGAGCGTTATACTGGCGAGGAACGACATAATTTCCGCACTGCAGTACAGAATGATAAACGTTGATGTGGATCCGGACTATACCGATTTCTACCTTGGTTCCATAGCGCCAGCCGGATACATATGGGTATTTCCAAAGGGAGAGGGAATGGCAAACGTTGGCATCGGTTCATCCATAAACATGATCCACAACAGATTCGAACTGAAGAATTATCTGGACAGATTCATAGAGAACCATCCTGGCCTGAAGAAGGGGCAGGACATACAGCTTGTCACGGGCGGCGTCTCTGTCTCAAAGGTTAAGATGCCAATAACCATGCCCGGCCTGATGCTGGTGGGAGATGCGGCCAGACTGATAGACCCCATAACCGGCGGAGGAATAGCGAATGCCATAGTATCCGGAATGTATGCTGCCCAGATAACAAAGGAGGCCATCGAAAGCAACGATTACTCCCCACAGATGATGCAGAAATACGAAAAACTGGTCAAGGAACGCTTCGAAAGGAAGCATCTCAGAAACTGGGTGGCAAAGGAGAAGCTTGCTATGCTATCAGATGATACGCTGGACAAGCTCGTGGATATAGTGTCAGAACAGGTACTAACCACGATATCTGTAGAGGCAATATTGAAGGCAATCGCTGAAAAATACCCCGAGGTCGTCAAGGAACTTGAAGACCTCATCTGA